Below is a window of Deltaproteobacteria bacterium DNA.
CTATGGGGCGCAAGTCTTGCAGTCATTCTGATCTGGAAGCAACTGAATCAAAACAACGTCTGGCTGATTCGTTTCTTGGTAGGACTCGTCGTAACCTTAATTCTCACAGGCTACTGGGGCGCTCATTTCCCAAACATCGTGGAGCTTTCCAACGGCAGCAGTATCACCTGGCACGAAACCATAGCCCCTAAACCCACACTCGATGCCCTTGCCGGCGCACTGATCGGTGGCTCTTTTCTAATTCTCCCCGGCCTCTTCTATCTCTTCAAAATCTTTAAGGCTCCGGCCAAGCACTAAAAACCGGCAACATCCATCGTCAAGCACTCACCATGCATACCCATGACAATATTAAGCTTGTTCGGAACATCACTCAGCTCATATCTAAAGAAATAACGAGCGGCGCTTATTTTACCACCATAGAACCCGCTCGCTTTTCCAGAAGTCTCATCCAGCTTACCTTGAGCAACCAATGCTTGCTCTAGCCAGATCCAGGCCACAACTGTGTGCCCAAAAGCTTCCAGAAATAACGATGCGTCTGCCAGCGCTTTTCGCAGTTCACCTTTAGCCGCAGCTTGTCCTACAGTAGCAATACAAGCCTGGACTCGTTGGGTAACGTCTCCCAGCTGAGTCGCTAAGCCTGCGAGATCTGGGTTTGATGCTGCCCGCTTCATCGTCTCTTGCATTCTTCCCGCCAGCACCATCAACGATTGGCCACCGTCGGCTAGAATCTTCCGGCCCAAGAGATCGAGACCTTGAATCCCATTGGTTCCCTCGTGAATGGCATTAAGACGGTTATCTCGGTAAAACCGCTCCACCGGGTAATCTCGGGTATAACCGGCGCCACCGAGAACCTGAATGGCTTGGTCATTGGCCTCCAGGCAATAACGCGAAGGCCACGCTTTGGCGACAGGCGTCAGAATATGAAGCATCTTCTTGGCCTCATCTCTTTTGCCAGAATCAGGGTGATGCTCAGCTTCATCGATTAGCTTTGCAGCATAAAGACCCAGTGCCAAACCACCCTCCACAAAAGATTTCTGCTTCAAGAGCATTCTCTTTACGTCGGCATGTTCAATAATAGGAACTTGAGGCGACGAGGGGTCACGATTATCCGGATGCCGTCCCTGAGGCCTTTCACGCGCGTAATCCAGAGAACAGAGGTATCCGCCATAGCCCAGCATCGTTGCTCCGAAGCCAACGCCAATGCGGGCTTCATTCATCATATGGAACATGGCCCTTAACCCTTGATGCTCCTTACCCACCAACTCACCTCGACAAGTCCCGCCTTCTCCGAAGTTAAGTAGAGTATTCACAGTGCCACGAAACCCCATCTTATGGTTAAGACCCGCCAGCACCACGGCATTGGAGTCTCCATTTTCTAGGTACTTCGGTACGACGAAAAGTGAGATCCCCTTCACACCATCCGGTGCACCTGGGAGCTTCGCCAGCACCAAGTGAATGATGTTTTCGCAGAGGTCATGGTCACCGCCCGAGATCCACATTTTCGTTCCCGTGATCTCATAGCTGCCATCATCCTTCGGCACGGCTCGTGTCTGGAGGTCAGCAAGAGAGGATCCTGCCTCTGGTTCAGACAGACACATGGTCCCGAAGAATCGGCCTTCAAGGATTGGTCGCATGTAATTCTCTTTTTGAGACGCGCTACCCCATGCTTCCAAGAGATTGGCTACTCCCACACTTAAAAGAGGATAACCAGCGGTTGAAATATTAGCCCCATAAAAGAGACCTTGTGCCGCCTGGGCCAAGACCCATGGCAGTTGCATCCCGCCTTCTTCTGCGTCCCGGTGCGCGGCCATAAAGCCAGCCGCAACGTAGGCGTCAAGTGCCTGCTTCACCTCGGGAATCAGCTGAACCTTACCATCTTTTAGGTGAGGCTCGTTTTCATCAAGTTTATGGGCATGGGTTTCAAACTCTTCGCGAGCAATTGCGTGCGCCGTATCCAGAACCGCATCAAAGGTTTCTTGGTCATGTTCTTGGAACCTGTCCCACTGACAGAGAGCATTCACATCAAGCCAATCGTACAAAACAAATGCTAGATCGGTTCGGTTTATAATAAAGCTCATGTCCATTTCCTCTCGTGGCTCAGCAGCCATCTCTTTTTACTCAAGCCCCCGGCGTATCCACCCAGGGTTCCACTTGCACCAATAACCCGGTGGCAAGGAACTGCCAAGGCTATTGGGTTAAGACCGTTGGCACCGCCCACAGCACGTGATGCCTTAGGAGCGTGAATGCTTATCGCAATATCTTTGTACGAGCAGGTCGTTCCTGGGGCGATGGCCCCCAAAGCTCGCCATACCTTCTCCTGAAATGGGCTGCCCTGCGTAAGTAGTGGTACCCCAGAGAAAGCGTTAAGATCCCCTGCAAAATATGCCGCAACACGACTCGGCATCTCAGTGGACGCCACCCCAGTCACGAAACGGTAAAATCCGAACCTCTTCGCAAGGAGGCGGTTGAGGCGCTCTTCAAAGCCCTCAAAATCCAGACTGCATAGCTTTTCTTGAGACGTTACGAGTACGACCTTACCCAGGGGTGTAGCAACCGACTCTCTCACTAATTCCATGAAGATTTATTAGCCGGAATTCTTTATATTGGAAACATTCAGCTCAATAATATTTGACCGCTTCAACTGATAAAGAGTCACTTTTTCGTGAAACCCTTTGAGGTCAAAATCCCCCGCCACAATGTACATGTCACTAGGCAAGAG
It encodes the following:
- a CDS encoding cytochrome d ubiquinol oxidase subunit II, whose amino-acid sequence is LWGASLAVILIWKQLNQNNVWLIRFLVGLVVTLILTGYWGAHFPNIVELSNGSSITWHETIAPKPTLDALAGALIGGSFLILPGLFYLFKIFKAPAKH
- a CDS encoding acyl-CoA dehydrogenase: MSFIINRTDLAFVLYDWLDVNALCQWDRFQEHDQETFDAVLDTAHAIAREEFETHAHKLDENEPHLKDGKVQLIPEVKQALDAYVAAGFMAAHRDAEEGGMQLPWVLAQAAQGLFYGANISTAGYPLLSVGVANLLEAWGSASQKENYMRPILEGRFFGTMCLSEPEAGSSLADLQTRAVPKDDGSYEITGTKMWISGGDHDLCENIIHLVLAKLPGAPDGVKGISLFVVPKYLENGDSNAVVLAGLNHKMGFRGTVNTLLNFGEGGTCRGELVGKEHQGLRAMFHMMNEARIGVGFGATMLGYGGYLCSLDYARERPQGRHPDNRDPSSPQVPIIEHADVKRMLLKQKSFVEGGLALGLYAAKLIDEAEHHPDSGKRDEAKKMLHILTPVAKAWPSRYCLEANDQAIQVLGGAGYTRDYPVERFYRDNRLNAIHEGTNGIQGLDLLGRKILADGGQSLMVLAGRMQETMKRAASNPDLAGLATQLGDVTQRVQACIATVGQAAAKGELRKALADASLFLEAFGHTVVAWIWLEQALVAQGKLDETSGKASGFYGGKISAARYFFRYELSDVPNKLNIVMGMHGECLTMDVAGF
- a CDS encoding methylated-DNA--[protein]-cysteine S-methyltransferase; this translates as MELVRESVATPLGKVVLVTSQEKLCSLDFEGFEERLNRLLAKRFGFYRFVTGVASTEMPSRVAAYFAGDLNAFSGVPLLTQGSPFQEKVWRALGAIAPGTTCSYKDIAISIHAPKASRAVGGANGLNPIALAVPCHRVIGASGTLGGYAGGLSKKRWLLSHERKWT